A genomic window from Micromonospora violae includes:
- a CDS encoding NAD(P)H-dependent oxidoreductase produces MSGGPSPTPDVVVLVGNPRAGSRTRGVAEAVAEALLDRLGRPPSAIQVLELAEIVGVSFGPEPAYGARADPDPFAAVRSARLLIVATPAYKGSYTGLLKVFLDQFGHRELAEVVAVPIAVAASPAHADAAASALRDVLVELGTRVPAPPLAVVESQLADAHKIAAQWADQHSAAIDAPRAGMDYLEGRHR; encoded by the coding sequence GTGAGCGGTGGGCCCTCGCCGACCCCGGACGTCGTGGTGCTGGTCGGCAACCCTCGCGCCGGGTCGCGTACCCGGGGCGTCGCCGAGGCGGTCGCCGAGGCACTACTGGATCGGTTGGGCAGACCGCCGAGCGCCATCCAGGTGCTGGAACTGGCCGAGATCGTCGGAGTGTCGTTCGGCCCGGAGCCGGCGTACGGGGCGAGGGCCGACCCTGATCCGTTCGCGGCGGTGCGGTCGGCGCGGCTGCTGATCGTCGCGACGCCTGCGTACAAGGGCAGCTACACCGGGCTGTTGAAGGTGTTCCTGGACCAGTTCGGGCACCGGGAGCTGGCCGAGGTGGTAGCGGTGCCAATAGCCGTGGCCGCCTCGCCGGCGCACGCCGACGCAGCCGCGTCGGCCCTGCGCGACGTGCTCGTCGAACTGGGCACACGTGTCCCGGCACCACCGTTGGCCGTGGTCGAGTCGCAGCTGGCGGACGCGCACAAAATCGCGGCGCAGTGGGCCGACCAGCACAGCGCCGCGATCGACGCACCCCGGGCCGGCATGGACTACCTGGAAGGCCGCCACCGATGA
- a CDS encoding LLM class flavin-dependent oxidoreductase, which yields MSPEFLWYIPNQVQPGHRGDDVIDNHNSLDTLTNHARALEEHGWGGALLGTGWGRPDTFTVATALAARTTTFQPLIAIRPGYWRPANFASAAATLDHLSEGRTLINIVSGKDDLAAYGDGEANPAHRYARTREFLQIVRKLWTEENVTYQGEHFAVTGSTLALRPVVRGERRHPRLYFGGASPAAEEVAATEADVQLFWGEPLDGVADRIERLKQLSEKLGREHAPLEFGLRVTTLVRETTEQAWVDAEAKVADMAKGKGVARDRNWQTAVGQRRLLDLAARGEVLDDNLYTTPGTFGGGGAGTTWLVGSAEDVANSLRKYQRLGVTHFVLSDTPYLPEIRRQGDQLLPLLRT from the coding sequence ATGAGTCCCGAGTTCCTCTGGTACATCCCGAACCAGGTCCAGCCCGGCCACCGCGGCGACGATGTGATCGATAACCACAACAGCCTGGACACCCTCACCAACCACGCCCGGGCTCTCGAGGAGCACGGGTGGGGCGGCGCGCTCCTCGGGACCGGCTGGGGACGGCCCGACACCTTCACGGTCGCCACCGCGCTCGCCGCCCGGACGACCACGTTCCAGCCGCTGATAGCAATCCGGCCCGGCTACTGGCGGCCCGCCAACTTCGCCTCCGCCGCCGCGACGCTCGACCACCTCAGCGAGGGTCGAACGCTGATCAACATCGTCTCGGGCAAGGACGACCTGGCGGCCTACGGCGACGGCGAGGCCAACCCGGCCCACCGCTACGCCCGCACCAGAGAGTTCCTCCAGATCGTCCGTAAGCTGTGGACCGAGGAGAACGTCACCTACCAGGGCGAGCACTTCGCTGTTACCGGCTCCACCCTGGCGCTCCGACCGGTCGTCCGCGGCGAACGCAGACACCCCCGGCTCTACTTCGGCGGCGCCTCCCCCGCCGCCGAAGAGGTGGCCGCCACCGAGGCCGACGTCCAGCTGTTCTGGGGCGAGCCACTCGACGGCGTGGCCGATCGGATCGAACGACTCAAGCAGCTCAGCGAGAAACTGGGACGCGAGCACGCCCCGCTGGAGTTCGGGCTACGAGTCACCACCCTGGTGCGAGAAACCACCGAACAGGCCTGGGTCGATGCCGAAGCCAAAGTCGCCGACATGGCCAAGGGCAAAGGTGTCGCACGCGACCGGAACTGGCAGACCGCCGTCGGTCAGCGCCGGCTGCTCGACCTCGCCGCACGCGGAGAGGTCCTCGACGACAACCTCTACACCACCCCCGGCACATTCGGTGGCGGCGGAGCGGGCACCACCTGGCTGGTCGGCTCCGCTGAGGACGTGGCGAACTCGCTACGCAAATACCAGCGGCTGGGCGTCACCCACTTCGTGCTCTCCGACACGCCCTACCTTCCCGAAATCAGGCGTCAGGGCGACCAACTGCTGCCACTGCTGCGCACCTGA
- a CDS encoding sulfite exporter TauE/SafE family protein produces the protein MTWQIGALGFAAGLLISLITSPVGVSGAVFLLPVQLSLLHVPSPAVTPTNLLFNIVAGPGALLRYRRAGGLAGPLTRLLLAGTLPGVVIGACVRVFAIPGPRAFRLVVAAVLLPLGIWLIARAARPGIPDRQPLTRRTTLGLGAVVGTIGGIYGIGGGSLLGPILAGRGTPMTTIAPAALACTFLTSIVGAATYGLLALGTDGDIAPHWALGLLCGAGGLVGGYLGARLQPRLPERALRLLLGSLAAALAVLYLSQGIR, from the coding sequence GTGACCTGGCAAATTGGGGCTCTCGGATTCGCCGCAGGCCTGCTCATTTCTCTGATTACCTCCCCGGTCGGAGTGTCCGGCGCTGTGTTTCTGCTTCCGGTGCAGCTCAGCCTCCTGCATGTCCCGAGCCCGGCTGTGACCCCCACCAACCTGCTGTTCAACATCGTCGCCGGGCCCGGAGCGCTCCTGCGCTACCGCCGAGCTGGCGGGCTGGCCGGCCCACTGACCCGGCTCTTACTCGCCGGCACCCTGCCCGGCGTCGTCATCGGCGCCTGCGTCCGCGTCTTCGCCATTCCCGGCCCACGCGCCTTTCGACTCGTCGTCGCCGCGGTTCTGTTACCCCTCGGCATCTGGCTGATTGCCCGCGCCGCACGCCCAGGGATTCCAGATCGGCAACCGCTCACCCGCCGCACCACCCTCGGCCTTGGCGCAGTGGTCGGCACCATCGGCGGCATCTACGGCATCGGCGGCGGCTCCCTGCTCGGCCCCATCCTCGCCGGTCGAGGCACCCCGATGACAACCATTGCCCCTGCCGCGTTGGCCTGCACGTTCCTCACCTCGATCGTCGGTGCCGCCACCTACGGCCTGCTCGCGCTCGGAACCGACGGCGACATCGCACCGCATTGGGCCCTCGGCCTGCTCTGCGGTGCCGGCGGCCTCGTCGGCGGCTATCTCGGTGCCCGCCTGCAACCACGGCTGCCCGAACGCGCGCTTCGGCTGCTGCTCGGCAGCCTCGCCGCAGCCCTCGCGGTTCTCTACCTCAGCCAGGGCATCCGCTGA
- a CDS encoding acyl-CoA dehydrogenase family protein — protein MIRVLASVDPAIAQIPQGHFLVVDILAVWGGPAIRTRVFADALAGRRIGSALAERGGRHAQDLTTRLRMGGNGELRLNGRKYYCTGALTAAWVAVSALDDEDRLRLALVPRDAAGSAVDTDWSAMGQRATISGTTTLEAVVVDPELVLDYATAYSVPQQLGARAQLVHTAIETGIARGTVDDTRAYLRERARPSSEAIRAGVESVAGDPHVLHRYGRLSVRVRAAETLLADAAQLLEQVGLVPPDATAAATGSLAVAAAKAFASEVAVEAGSELFALCGTSATDERWNLHRHWRNARTHSVHDPVDWKYHHLGAYEIGDVLPPNHGQL, from the coding sequence GTGATCCGGGTCCTGGCGAGCGTCGATCCGGCAATCGCACAGATTCCGCAGGGCCACTTCCTGGTCGTCGACATCCTCGCGGTGTGGGGCGGCCCCGCGATCCGCACGCGTGTGTTCGCCGACGCGCTCGCCGGACGGCGCATCGGTAGCGCCTTGGCCGAACGCGGCGGACGGCACGCCCAGGACCTCACCACCCGGTTGCGCATGGGCGGCAACGGCGAGCTGCGACTCAACGGTCGCAAGTACTACTGCACAGGTGCGCTGACGGCCGCCTGGGTCGCGGTCAGTGCACTCGACGACGAGGACCGCCTGCGGCTGGCACTCGTGCCCCGAGACGCGGCTGGCTCCGCCGTCGACACGGACTGGAGCGCGATGGGGCAGCGCGCCACGATCAGCGGCACCACCACTCTGGAGGCTGTCGTGGTGGACCCCGAGCTGGTCCTGGATTACGCGACGGCATATTCGGTGCCGCAGCAACTCGGCGCGCGAGCTCAACTGGTACACACCGCGATCGAGACGGGCATCGCTCGCGGCACGGTGGACGACACTCGCGCCTACCTGCGCGAGCGGGCTCGTCCGAGCAGCGAGGCGATCCGGGCGGGCGTGGAGTCGGTGGCCGGTGACCCGCACGTCCTGCACCGGTACGGCCGACTCTCGGTCAGGGTACGGGCCGCGGAAACGTTGCTCGCCGATGCGGCCCAGCTCCTGGAACAGGTCGGGCTCGTTCCGCCTGACGCGACAGCCGCAGCGACCGGGTCGTTGGCTGTCGCCGCGGCGAAGGCCTTCGCCAGTGAGGTCGCCGTAGAGGCAGGCAGTGAGTTGTTCGCTCTCTGCGGCACCAGCGCCACCGACGAGCGCTGGAACCTGCACCGGCACTGGCGCAACGCCCGCACCCACAGCGTCCACGACCCGGTCGACTGGAAATACCACCACCTCGGCGCATACGAGATCGGTGACGTCCTTCCCCCTAACCACGGTCAGCTCTAG
- a CDS encoding LLM class flavin-dependent oxidoreductase, with translation MPSTPLSILDLSPVPAGGTVTDALRNTVDLARRAEQSGYHRYWLAEHHLAAGVASSAPAVLIGQVAAATSAIRVGSGAVQVGHRTALSVVEEFGTLAALHPGRIDLGLGRSGQRRVEAAREIAAPTPPPVQARVVDGLLIPPPFSYAQVLASPRFALSSALLHQPGAQPPPFAEQVADVLALLRGDYTDADGLDAHAVPGEATDLQLWLLGSSGGESAHLAGALGLPFAANYHVSPWSVLDAVAAYRAAFRPSAALAKPYVVVSADVVVADTDDEARRLATPYGPWVRSIRSGEGAIPFPTPEQAAQLPWTEDDREFVADRVDTQFVGSPGTVAERLHTLRTVTAADELLVTTITHRHADRVSSYELIAKEWND, from the coding sequence ATGCCGTCAACTCCACTGTCCATTCTCGATCTGTCTCCGGTGCCCGCCGGCGGCACCGTCACTGATGCCCTCCGGAACACGGTCGACCTGGCCCGTCGGGCCGAGCAGTCCGGCTACCACCGTTACTGGCTGGCCGAGCATCACCTCGCCGCCGGGGTGGCCAGCTCCGCGCCGGCCGTGCTCATCGGGCAGGTCGCCGCGGCCACCAGCGCCATCCGCGTCGGCTCCGGGGCCGTCCAGGTCGGTCACCGCACCGCCCTGTCGGTCGTCGAGGAGTTCGGCACCCTCGCCGCGCTGCACCCCGGCCGCATCGACCTCGGGCTCGGTCGCTCCGGGCAGCGGCGGGTCGAAGCCGCCCGGGAGATCGCCGCGCCCACCCCGCCACCGGTCCAGGCCCGGGTGGTCGACGGGCTGCTCATTCCGCCGCCGTTCTCCTACGCCCAGGTGCTCGCCTCACCGCGTTTCGCCCTGAGCAGCGCCCTGCTGCACCAACCGGGCGCCCAGCCACCGCCGTTCGCCGAACAGGTGGCCGACGTGCTGGCCCTGCTGCGCGGTGACTACACCGACGCCGACGGCCTGGACGCGCACGCCGTTCCGGGGGAGGCCACCGATCTGCAGCTGTGGCTGTTGGGCAGCAGCGGCGGGGAGAGCGCCCACCTCGCCGGGGCGTTGGGCCTGCCCTTCGCTGCCAACTACCACGTCAGCCCCTGGTCTGTCCTCGACGCGGTGGCCGCCTACCGGGCGGCGTTCCGACCGTCCGCGGCGCTCGCCAAGCCGTACGTGGTGGTCTCCGCCGACGTGGTCGTCGCCGACACCGACGACGAGGCACGCCGGCTCGCCACACCGTACGGACCGTGGGTGCGTAGCATCCGCAGTGGCGAGGGTGCGATCCCCTTCCCAACCCCGGAACAGGCCGCACAGCTGCCCTGGACCGAAGATGATCGTGAGTTCGTCGCCGACCGGGTGGACACCCAGTTCGTCGGATCACCCGGAACGGTCGCTGAGCGGCTGCACACGCTCCGCACCGTCACCGCCGCCGACGAACTGCTCGTCACCACGATCACTCACCGACACGCCGACCGGGTCAGCTCCTATGAACTGATCGCCAAGGAGTGGAACGACTGA
- a CDS encoding LLM class flavin-dependent oxidoreductase → MKFLLITLITHLPDPVTGQRRSTTERFREVVDTAVLAEELGFDGYGVGERHERPFISSSPPVVLSHIAARTSTIRLFTAVTTLSLLDPVRAYEDYATLDHLSGGRLELIIGKGNGAAQAQLFHVTAEDQWDRNREGYELFRRLWREEKVTWSGAYRPSLTDAETWPRPLQKPIRVWHGSATSRDSVDLAARYGDPIFSANVTNPIEPYAELIRHYRERWVHYGHDPAHALVGAGTAGFYVARTSQEAIERYRPIFDARVAAFRRLGVQPVFGTLEDAIDRSSILVGSPQQLIDKVLRYHEQFGHEVIHLQADHDGLTDKQHRESLELFQAEVAPVLRREIPSRPFLAPVTASAAV, encoded by the coding sequence GTGAAGTTCCTGCTGATAACGCTCATCACCCACCTGCCCGATCCGGTCACCGGCCAGCGCAGGAGCACCACCGAGCGGTTCCGGGAAGTGGTCGACACGGCCGTGCTGGCCGAAGAGCTCGGGTTCGACGGGTACGGCGTCGGTGAACGGCACGAGCGCCCGTTCATCTCGTCGTCGCCGCCGGTGGTGCTGAGCCACATCGCGGCCCGTACCTCCACCATCCGGCTGTTCACCGCGGTCACCACGCTCAGCCTGCTCGATCCCGTCCGCGCCTATGAGGACTACGCCACCCTCGACCACCTCTCCGGCGGCCGACTCGAACTGATCATCGGCAAGGGCAACGGCGCCGCGCAGGCGCAACTGTTCCATGTGACCGCCGAGGACCAGTGGGACCGCAACCGGGAGGGCTACGAGCTGTTCCGCCGGCTCTGGCGGGAGGAGAAGGTCACCTGGTCCGGGGCGTACCGGCCGTCGTTGACCGACGCCGAGACCTGGCCCCGGCCGCTGCAGAAGCCCATCCGGGTCTGGCACGGCAGCGCCACCAGCCGAGACTCCGTCGACCTCGCCGCCCGCTACGGCGACCCGATCTTCTCCGCCAACGTCACCAACCCCATCGAGCCGTACGCCGAACTCATCCGCCACTACCGGGAACGGTGGGTCCACTACGGGCACGACCCGGCCCACGCCCTCGTCGGTGCCGGCACCGCGGGCTTCTACGTGGCCCGCACCTCCCAGGAGGCGATCGAACGGTATCGGCCGATCTTCGATGCCCGGGTTGCCGCGTTCCGGCGGCTCGGCGTACAGCCGGTCTTCGGCACCCTGGAGGACGCCATCGACCGCAGCTCGATCCTGGTCGGCAGCCCGCAGCAGCTCATCGACAAGGTGCTGCGCTATCACGAGCAGTTCGGCCACGAAGTCATCCATCTTCAGGCCGACCACGACGGGCTGACCGACAAACAGCACCGGGAGAGCCTGGAGCTGTTCCAGGCCGAGGTGGCGCCGGTGCTGCGCCGGGAGATCCCCAGCCGCCCCTTCCTTGCGCCGGTGACCGCCTCCGCGGCGGTCTGA
- a CDS encoding GNAT family N-acetyltransferase, whose product MSTPVTVCRRRWDDPDAIALRAAMTGEMRQRYADRLADPIHLPDAQAVAPTSVAWTGVAYTADATPVGHAALRWHGPDLELKRMYVLPAHRGRGVAQALLDAIRETAGQLGAARIVLQTGDRQPDAVRRYERAGYRPIPVFAPYHVLPYSRCFALVVRPTLTLPAKVTALA is encoded by the coding sequence GTGAGCACGCCGGTCACCGTCTGCCGCCGCCGCTGGGACGACCCGGACGCCATCGCCCTGCGCGCGGCCATGACCGGGGAGATGCGCCAGCGGTACGCGGACCGCCTTGCCGACCCGATCCACCTGCCGGACGCGCAGGCCGTCGCCCCGACCTCGGTGGCCTGGACCGGTGTGGCGTACACCGCCGACGCCACGCCGGTCGGGCACGCCGCGCTGCGCTGGCACGGCCCCGACCTGGAGCTCAAGCGGATGTACGTGCTGCCCGCGCACCGGGGGCGCGGTGTCGCTCAGGCCCTCCTCGACGCGATCCGGGAGACCGCCGGTCAGCTCGGCGCGGCGCGGATCGTCCTGCAGACCGGTGACCGCCAACCCGACGCGGTCCGCCGGTACGAGCGGGCCGGCTACCGGCCGATCCCGGTGTTCGCCCCGTACCACGTGTTGCCGTACTCCCGCTGCTTCGCCCTGGTGGTGCGGCCGACCCTGACCCTGCCCGCGAAAGTGACGGCCCTCGCGTGA